The following proteins come from a genomic window of Lolium rigidum isolate FL_2022 chromosome 5, APGP_CSIRO_Lrig_0.1, whole genome shotgun sequence:
- the LOC124651938 gene encoding polygalacturonate 4-alpha-galacturonosyltransferase-like produces the protein MATPKRLPYTTAGAGGGARRGSGTVPPVVVLVFLFVVAPSIFLVARSGGRGHVHVASDPKGANGNQETDWQQQLVTNNLKTVLSKEVIDAIAASQQETGTLNLDFFRDHASPSWKTDDLVDHKMNTSLDVDDKAKAENSTAEHDLSLTYKPPKDGSDGHQGDTAVKIARRKLREQRREKRATDLVLKDDEAHVKLENAAIERSKAVDSAVLGKYSIWRKENENENSDSTVRLMRDQIIMARVYSVLAKSKNKHDLYQELQSRIKESQRAVGEATVDADLHHSAPEKLRVMGQVLSKAREEVYDCKVVTQRLRAMLQSADEHVRSLKKQSTFLSQLAAKTIPNSIHCLSMRLTIDYYLLPLEKRKFPGSENLENPALYHYALFSDNVLAASVVVNSTIMNAKEPEKHVFHLVTDKLNFGAMNMWFLLNPPGKATIHVENVDEFKWLNSSYCPVLRQLESAAMKEYYFKADRPTTLSAGSSNLKYRNPKYLSMLNHLRFYLPQIYPKLDKILFLDDDIVVQKDLTGLWDVDLNGKVNGAVETCGQSFHRFDKYLNFSNPHIARNFDPNACGWAYGMNIFDLKQWKNKDITGIYHKWQNMNEDRVLWKLGTLPPGLMTFYKLTHPLDKSWHVLGLGYNPSIDRSEIDNAAVAHYNGNMKPWLELAMTKYRPYWTRYIKYDHPYIRGCNLSD, from the exons atggcGACCCCGAAGCGGCTCCCGTACACGACCGCGGGCGCCGGGGGCGGGGCGAGGCGCGGCTCCGGCACGGTGCCGCCGGTGGtggtcctcgtcttcctcttcgtcgtcgcGCCGTCGATCTTCCTCGTCGCGCGCAGCGGCGGCCGCGGCCACGTCCACGTCGCGTCCG ATCCCAAGGGTGCGAATGGCAATCAG GAAACAGATTGGCAACAGCAACTGGTGACAAACAATCTGAAAACTGTTCTGTCTAAGGAG GTGATCGATGCTATAGCTGCCAGTCAACAAGAAACGGGCACTTTGAATCTTGACTTTTTCAGGGATCATGCATCTCCCTCTTGGAAAACTGATGATCTAGTCGATCACAAGATGAATACTAGTTTGGATGTTGATGACAAGGCAAAAGCTGAAAACAGTACTGCAGAACATGATTTATCTCTTACATATAAACCACCCAAGGATGGTTCTG ATGGACATCAAGGTGACACAGCAGTAAAAATAGCTCGAAGG AAATTACGGGAGCAAAGGCGAGAAAAGAGAGCAACGGATTTGGTACTGAAAGATGATGAAGCACATGTTAAGCTGGAGAATGCGGCTATTGAGCGATCAAAGGCTGTAGATTCTGCTGTCCTTGGGAAATACAGCATATGGAGAAAAGAGAATGAGAATGAGAACTCAGACTCAACAGTTAGGTTGATGAGGGACCAAATTATTATGGCTCGTGTTTATTCTGTGCTTGCAAAATCAAAGAACAAGCATGATCTTTATCAAGAACTGCAGAGTCGAATCAAGGAAAGCCAGCGGGCTGTTGGAGAGGCTACTGTTGATGCTGACCTCCATCACAG TGCACCTGAGAAATTGAGAGTAATGGGTCAAGTTTTATCTAAGGCCAGAGAAGAAGTGTATGATTGCAAGGTGGTAACTCAGAGACTAAGAGCAATGCTTCAGTCAGCAGATGAACATGTCAGGAGCTTGAAGAAGCAGAGTACATTTCTTAGCCAGTTGGCTGCAAAGACAATTCCAAACAGCATTCACTGCTTGTCTATGCGCTTAACTATAGATTACTATCTTCTTCCTCTGGAGAAACGAAAGTTCCCCGGAAGTGAAAACTTGGAAAATCCAGCGCTCTACCATTATGCACTTTTCTCGGACAATGTATTGGCTGCCTCAGTTGTTGTGAACTCAACCATCATGAATGCTAAG GAGCCTGAGAAACATGTTTTCCATCTGGTGACTGATAAGTTAAACTTTGGAGCCATGAACATGTGGTTTTTGCTGAACCCACCTGGCAAGGCCACCATTCATGTTGAGAATGTGGATGAATTTAAGTGGTTGAACTCATCATACTGTCCTGTTTTGCGGCAACTGGAGTCTGCTGCCATGAAAGAGTATTATTTCAAGGCTGATCGTCCCACTACTCTTTCAGCAGGTTCTTCAAACCTAAAGTACCGTAACCCCAAGTACCTATCCATGCTGAATCACCTGAGATTTTATCTCCCACAGATCTATCCGAAGTTGGATAAGATACTTTTCCTGGATGATGACATAGTTGTGCAGAAAGATTTGACAGGATTATGGGATGTTGATCTGAATGGAAAGGTCAATGGTGCAGTGGAGACATGTGGACAGAGTTTCCACCGTTTTGACAAGTATCTTAATTTTTCAAATCCGCATATTGCTCGTAACTTTGATCCTAATGCTTGTGGTTGGGCTTATGggatgaacatctttgatctaaAGCAGTGGAAGAACAAAGATATTACCGGGATCTACCACAAGTGGCAAAACATG AATGAAGACAGGGTTCTCTGGAAGCTTGGGACACTTCCACCTGGCCTCATGACGTTCTACAAGCTGACACACCCACTTGATAAATCGTGGCATGTCCTTGGATTGGGATACAACCCAAGCATAGACCGCTCAGAGATAGACAATGCCGCCGTCGCTCATTACAATGGGAACATGAAGCCATGGTTGGAGCTGGCAATGACTAAGTACCGCCCATATTGGACAAGGTATATAAAGTATGATCATCCTTATATCCGCGGATGCAACTTGAGTGACTAG